A stretch of the Ornithodoros turicata isolate Travis chromosome 4, ASM3712646v1, whole genome shotgun sequence genome encodes the following:
- the LOC135392483 gene encoding uncharacterized protein LOC135392483 has product MRSTSSPKEVKKKKRVDSDHVMELTTTKHALESAIKKLGEKVDLKDVGEPSYILGIENTWDKVNKKLTLNRKKYISDILKRYSQGKDSNGNWSNNNVGQTTEGKAESTVPYQNLIGNLMYMVQGTRPDIAFATHYLSEFNTSFTSTHWQMAKRVLRYLQGTKDVGITYTACAEPVVGYCDASWNESGKGKSRTAYVFTVSKGAISRKSTKQQVVALSTCEAEYIAITEAIKKVYG; this is encoded by the exons CCACAACTAAACACGCCCTGGAAAGTGCAATTAAAAAATTGGGTGAAAAGGTGGACCTAAAGGACGTAGGCGAACCAAGCTACATCCTGGGAATTGAGAACACATGGGACAAAGTCAATAAGAAACTCACGCTCAACCGGAAGAAGTACATAAGTGACATCTTGAAGCGTTACagccagggaaag GACTCCAATGGAAACTGGTCCAATAACAACGTTGGTCAGACAACGGAAGGTAAAGCTGAATCAACGGTCCCTTATCAAAACTTGATCGGAAACCTCATGTACATGGTGCAAGGAACACGCCCAGACATCGCATTTGCAACTCACTACTTGAGTGAGTTTAACACCTCTTTCACGTCCACTCATTGGCAAATGGCCAAAAGGGTGCTACGCTACTTGCAAGGGACGAAAGACGTGGGCATCACGTACACAGCTTGTGCAGAACCCGTCGTGGGATATTGCGATGCAAGCTGGAACGAGTCCGGCAAAGGGAAGTCACGTACTGCTTACGTATTCACCGTGTCCAAGGGAGCCATCAGTCGGAAATCTACGAAGCAGCAAGTCGTCGCGCTGTCAACGTGTGAAGCGGAATACATCGCTATCACTGAAGCCATAAAGAAGGTATATGGGTAA